CAAGCGGGTTAAATAGGCTTTAGCCGTAGCGGGTAAGTCGTCGAAGTTCGTAATACCAAAGGTGGATTCATTCCAGCCCGGCATTTCTTCATAAACCGGCTCACAACGAGCAAATGCATCGGTATCAACCGGCGGTACGTCGATGATTTGACCATCTAAATTATAAGCAGTACACAATTTAACCGTTTCTAAGCCGTCTAACACGTCTAATTTGGTAATGCATAAGCCGGTAATACTATTAATGTGCATCGCACGGCGTAAAGCTACCGCATCAAACCAGCCGCAACGACGCGGACGACCCGTAGTTGAACCGAATTCATTGCCTTTTTCGGCTAAGCGTTTACCTACCGCATCAAATAATTCGGTAGGGAACGGCCCTGAACCTACACGAGTGGTATAAGCTTTGGTAATCCCCAAAATATAATCTAAGTGGCGCGGGCCAATGCCTGAACCGGTACAAGCACCGCCTGCGGTAGTGCTGGAAGAGGTAACATACGGATAAGTGCCGTGGTCGATGTCTAACATCGTGCCTTGTGCGCCTTCCAGCATCACGTCTTTACCGGCTTTGCGTAATTCGGTTAAACGTTGGGGAATATCCGCAATCATTGGTTTGATGACTTCCGCCATTTGCATGGCTTGCGTATACACGGTGTCTAAATCCAGCGTTGGTGCTTTGAAATATTCTTTCAACGTGAAGTTGTGGTAGTTAAGAATTTCAGCCAATTTCGCTTTGAATTGCTCAGGTTGTAATAAATCACCCACCCGTAAACCACGGCGTGAAATTTTATCTTCGTAAGCCGGACCAATGCCACGTCCGGTCGTACCAATCGCTTTTGCCCCCCGTGCTTGTTCACGTGCCA
This DNA window, taken from Candidatus Thiocaldithrix dubininis, encodes the following:
- a CDS encoding adenylosuccinate synthase yields the protein MGKFVVVLGTQWGDEGKGKVVDLLTENASAVVRFQGGHNAGHTLVINGEKTVLHLIPSGILREGVECLIGNGVVLSPEALLKEIEMLEARGVPARERLKISEACQLILPYHVALDMAREQARGAKAIGTTGRGIGPAYEDKISRRGLRVGDLLQPEQFKAKLAEILNYHNFTLKEYFKAPTLDLDTVYTQAMQMAEVIKPMIADIPQRLTELRKAGKDVMLEGAQGTMLDIDHGTYPYVTSSSTTAGGACTGSGIGPRHLDYILGITKAYTTRVGSGPFPTELFDAVGKRLAEKGNEFGSTTGRPRRCGWFDAVALRRAMHINSITGLCITKLDVLDGLETVKLCTAYNLDGQIIDVPPVDTDAFARCEPVYEEMPGWNESTFGITNFDDLPATAKAYLTRLAELVETPVDIISTGPDREQTIILRDPYAA